One segment of Balaenoptera ricei isolate mBalRic1 chromosome 8, mBalRic1.hap2, whole genome shotgun sequence DNA contains the following:
- the TM7SF2 gene encoding delta(14)-sterol reductase TM7SF2 isoform X2 yields the protein MAPQGSQAELEFGGPLGAAALLLLLPATMFHLLLVARSGPARLLGPPPYLPELEELWSPWALLLCLTWLGLQAALYLLPARKVAEGQELKDKSRLRYPINGNPIYDFFLGRELNPRICSFDFKYFCELRPGLIGWVLINLALLMQEAELRGSPSLAMWLVNGFQLLYVGDALWHEEAVLTTMDIIHDGFGFMLAFGDLAWVPFTYSLQAQFLLYHPEPLGLPLASVICLINAVGYYIFRGANSQKNTFRKNPSDPRVADLETISTATGRRLLVSGWWGMVRHPNYLGDLIMALAWSLPCGVSHLLPYFYLLYFTALLVHREARDEQQCLQKYGLAWHAYCRRVPYRIVPYIY from the exons ATGGCCCCTCAGGGCTCCCAGGCCGAGCTGGAATTCGGAGGACCCCTGG GCGCTGcggcgctgctgctgctgcttcccgcCACCATGTTCCACCTGCTGCTGGTAGCCCGCTCGGGCCCGGCGCGCCTCCTGGGTCCCCCCCCTTACCTGCCGGAACTCGAGGAGCTGTGGAGCCCGTGGGCGCTGTTGCTGTGTCTCACCTGGCTCGGCCTGCAGGCGGCGCTCTACCTCTTGCCGGCGCGCAAG GTGGCCGAGGGGCAGGAACTGAAGGACAAGAGTCGACTGCGCTACCCCATTAACG GCAATCCCATTTACGACTTTTTCCTGGGACGGGAGCTCAACCCGCGCATCTGTTCCTTTGACTTCAAATATTTCTGCGAACTGCGGCCTGGCCTCATCGGCTGG GTCCTCATCAACCTGGCCTTGCTGATGCAGGAAGCAGAACTTCGGGGGAGTCCCTCACTGGCCATGTGGCTGGTCAATGGCTTCCAGCTACTATATGTGGGTGATGCACTTTGGCACGAG GAGGCGGTCCTCACCACCATGGACATCATACACGACGGGTTTGGCTTCATGCTGGCCTTTGGGGACCTCGCCTGGGTACCCTTCACCTACAGCCTGCAGGCCCAGTTCCTGCTGTACCACCCAGAGCCCCTGGGGTTGCCCCTGGCCTCGGTCATCTGCCTCATCAATG CTGTTGGTTACTACATCTTCCGTGGAGCCAATTCTCAGAAAAACACCTTCCGGAAGAATCCTTCTGATCCCAGAGTGGCTG ACCTTGAGACCATCTCTACAGCCACAGGGCGACGGCTGCTGGTGTCTGGGTGGTGGGGTATGGTCCGCCATCCCAACTACCTTGGAGACCTCATCATGGCTCTGGCCTGGTCCTTGCCCTGCG GGGTGTCCCACCTGTTGCCCTACTTCTACCTCCTTTACTTCACTGCGCTGTTGGTACACCGTGAGGCCCGGGATGAGCAGCAGTGTCTGCAGAAGTATGGCCTGGCCTGGCACGCATACTGCCGGCGTGTGCCCTATCGAATCGTGCCCTACATCTACTGA
- the SYVN1 gene encoding E3 ubiquitin-protein ligase synoviolin yields MFRTAVMMAASLALTGAVVAHAYYLKHQFYPTVVYLTKSSPSMAVLYIQAFVLVFLLGKVMGKVFFGQLRAAEMEHLLERSWYAVTETCLAFTVFRDDFSPRFVALFTLLLFLKCFHWLAEDRVDFMERSPNISWLFHCRIVSLMFLLGILDFLFVSHAYHSILTRGASVQLVFGFEYAILMTMVLTIFIKYVLHSVDLQSENPWDNKAVYMLYTELFTGFIKVLLYMAFMTIMIKVHTFPLFAIRPMYLAMRQFKKAVTDAIMSRRAIRNMNTLYPDATPEELQAMDNVCIICREEMVTGAKRLPCSHIFHTSCLRSWFQRQQTCPTCRMDVLRASLPTQSPPPPEPADQGPPPAPHPPPLLPQPPNFAQGLLPPFPPGMFPLWPPMGPFPPVPPPPSSGDAVAPPSTSAALSRPSGAATTTAGSAASAPAPGSASAPDAGPAPGFPFPPPWMGMPLPPPFAFPPMPVPPAGFAGLTPEELRALEGHERQHLEARLQSLRNIHTLLDAAMLQINQYLTVLASLGPPRPATSANPTEETAPTAVAAAFSTSTPSSEATTPSLGASPPAPEPEKPPAPESAGTEELPEDGEPDAAELRRRRLQKLESPVAH; encoded by the exons ATGTTCCGCACCGCCGTGATGATGGCGGCCAGCCTGGCGCTGACCGGGGCCGTGGTGGCTCATGCCTACTACCTCAAGCACCAGTTCTACCCCACCGTGGTGTACTTGACCAAGTCTAGCCCCAGCATGGCA GTCCTGTACATCCAGGCCTTCGTCCTTGTCTTCCTCTTGGGCAAGGTGATGGGCAAGGTGTTCTTCGGACAGCTGAGGGCAGCAGAGATGGAG CATCTTCTGGAACGCTCCTGGTATGCTGTCACTGAGACTTGTCTGGCCTTCACTGTTTTTCGGGATGACTTCAGCCCCCGCTTTGTTGCGCTCTtcactctccttctcttcctcaagTGTTTTCACTGGCTGGCTGAGGACCGTGTGGATTTT ATGGAACGCAGCCCCAATATCTCCTGGCTCTTTCACTGCCGCATTGTCT CCCTTATGTTCCTCCTGGGTATCCTGGACTTCCTCTTCGTCAGCCATGCCTATCACAGCATCCTGACCCGTGGGGCCTCTGTGCAGCTGGTGTTTGGCTTTGAG TATGCCATTCTGATGACTATGGTGCTCACCATCTTCATCAAGTACGTGCTGCACTCTGTGGACCTCCAGAGCGAGAATCCCTGGGACAATAAGGCCGTGTACATGCTCTACACGGAGCTGTTTACAG GCTTTATCAAGGTTCTGCTGTACATGGCTTTCATGACCATCATGATCAAGGTGCACACTTTCCCTCTCTTTGCCATCCGGCCTATGTACCTGGCCATGAG GCAGTTCAAGAAAGCTGTGACAGATGCCATCATGTCTCGCCGAGCTATCCGCAACATGAACACACT GTATCCAGACGCCACCCCAGAGGAACTCCAGGCGATGGACAACGTCTGCATCATCTGCCGAGAAGAGATGGTGACTGGTGCCAAGAGACTGCCCTGCAGCCACATTTTCCACACCAG CTGCCTGCGCTCCTGGTTCCAGCGGCAGCAGACCTGCCCCACCTGCCGTATGGATGTCCTTCGGGCGTCGCTGCCGACCCAGTCACCGCCGCCCCCTGAGCCCGCGGATCAGGGGCCaccacctgccccccaccccccgccactcctgccccagccccccaACT TCGCCCAGGgcctcctgcctcccttccctccagGCATGTTCCCGCTGTGGCCCCCCATGGGCCCCTTTCCTCCTGTCCCACCTCCCCCCAGCTCCGGAGACGCTGTGGCCCCTCCGTCCACCAGTGCAG CCCTTTCTCGGCCCAGTGGAGCAGCCACAACCACAGCTGGTTCTGCTGCCTCTGCCCCAGCACCTGGCTCGGCCTCCGCCCCTGACGCTGGCCCCGCCCCaggcttccccttccctcccccctggATGGGCATGCCACTGCCTCCACCCTTTG ccttcCCCCCGATGCCTGTGCCTCCTGCCGGCTTTGCTGGGCTGACCCCAGAGGAGCTGCGGGCTCTGGAAGGCCACGAGCGGCAGCACCTGGAGGCCCGGCTACAGAGCCTGCGCAACATCCACACGCTGCTGGATGCCGCCATGCTGCAGATCAACCAGTACCTCACCGTGCTCGCCTCCCTCGG GCCCCCCCGGCCTGCCACCTCAGCCAACCCCACTGAGGAGACTGCCCCTACAGCTGTCGCTGCCGCCTTCTCCACCAGCACCCCCAGCTCTGAGGCCACCACCCCATCCCTGGGAGCCTCTCCACCAGCCCCTGAACCTGAAAAGCCTCCAG CTCCTGAGTCCGCGGGCACCGAGGAGCTGCCTGAGGATGGGGAGCCTGACGCAGCAGAGCTCCGCCGCCGTCGCCTGCAGAAGTTGGAGTCCCCTGTTGCCCACTGA
- the ZNHIT2 gene encoding zinc finger HIT domain-containing protein 2 — MEPPGPCGFCPAGEAQPARYTCPRCNVPYCSLRCYRAHGTCAEDFYRDQVLGELRGRSASPSRLASALLRLRQQRETEDEPEDAGLRPGPAPGGLSGLWERLAPAEKAAFERLLSRGEAGRLLPPWRPWWWGRGAGPRLLEELGDAPGCDAEELEPSPARTPPEPEKDEPAAAEPVLGDVPGACPPAVPTRLPTLASLSRGRASPLVRFQLPNVLFAYAHTLALYHGGDEALLSDFCATLLSVSGVLGAQQVFASTEEALQAAAHVLEAGEHPPGPLGTRGAMREAARILLGEDPANQKGYTLAALGDLAQTLGRARKQAVAPEERDRLYRARKKCQFLLSWINENEEALTPLALDCARAHRAHTVAAVEVAALTGELEQLWGGPLPPARRTLIEELLG, encoded by the coding sequence ATGGAGCCGCCCGGGCCTTGTGGTTTCTGCCCCGCCGGGGAGGCCCAGCCAGCGCGCTACACCTGCCCTCGCTGTAACGTGCCCTACTGCTCGCTGCGCTGCTACCGGGCGCATGGCACCTGCGCCGAAGACTTCTACCGTGACCAGGTGCTGGGAGAGCTGCGCGGCCGCAGCGCCTCTCCCAGCCGCCTGGCCAGCGCCCTACTCCGGCTGCGTCAGCAACGTGAGACCGAGGACGAGCCCGAGGACGCAGGCCTCAGGCCTGGGCCGGCGCCCGGCGGCCTCTCAGGACTCTGGGAGCGGCTGGCCCCGGCCGAGAAGGCGGCCTTCGAGCGGCTGCTGAGCCGAGGCGAGGCCGGGCGGCTGCTGCCCCCGTGGCGGCCTTGGTGGTGGGGTCGCGGCGCCGGGCCGCGGCTTCTGGAGGAGCTGGGTGATGCCCCAGGCTGTGACGCCGAGGAGCTGGAGCCCTCCCCTGCGAGGACGCCACCGGAACCCGAGAAGGATGAGCCTGCGGCTGCCGAACCAGTTCTCGGAGACGTCCCCGGGGCCTGCCCTCCTGCCGTGCCCACCCGGCTCCCCACGCTGGCCAGCCTGAGCAGGGGCCGGGCGTCGCCGCTTGTGCGCTTCCAGCTGCCCAACGTGCTGTTCGCCTACGCACACACTCTTGCCCTGTATCACGGCGGCGACGAGGCACTGCTCTCTGACTTCTGTGCCACGCTGCTCAGCGTTTCTGGAGTCCTGGGCGCCCAGCAAGTCTTCGCCTCTACCGAGGAGGCCCTGCAGGCCGCAGCCCACGTGCTGGAAGCAGGCGAGCATCCCCCCGGACCCCTGGGCACACGGGGCGCCATGCGCGAGGCCGCCCGCATCCTGCTGGGCGAGGACCCGGCCAACCAGAAAGGCTACACGTTGGCAGCACTGGGGGACTTGGCACAGACCCTGGGCCGGGCCCGGAAACAAGCTGTGGCCCCTGAGGAACGAGATCGCCTCTACCGGGCCCGAAAGAAGTGCCAGTTCCTGCTGTCTTGGATCAACGAAAATGAGGAGGCCCTCACACCCCTGGCTCTAGACTGCGCCAGGGCCCACCGAGCCCACACTGTGGCAGCCGTGGAGGTGGCAGCCCTCACTGGGGAGCTGGAGCAGCTTTGGGGAGGCCCCCTGCCACCTGCCCGGAGGACTCTCATTGAGGAGCTCCTTGGCTGA
- the FAU gene encoding ubiquitin-like FUBI-ribosomal protein eS30 fusion protein, with translation MQLFVRAQELHTLEVTGQETVAQIKAHVASLEGIAPEDQVLLMAGTPLEDEASLGQCGVEALSTLEVAGRMLGGKVHGSLARAGKVRGQTPKVAKQEKKKKKTGRAKRRMQYNRRFVNVVPTFGKKKGPNANS, from the exons ATGCAGCTCTTTGTCCGCGCCCAGGAGCTACACACTCTCGAGGTGACCGGCCAGGAGACGGTCGCCCAGATCAAG GCTCATGTAGCCTCGTTGGAGGGCATCGCTCCAGAAGATCAAGTCCTGCTCATGGCAGGCACGCCCCTAGAGGACGAGGCTTCCCTGGGCCAGTGTGGGGTGGAGGCTCTGAGCACTCTGGAAGTAGCCGGCCGCATGCTTGGAG GTAAAGTCCATGGTTCCCTGGCCCGAGCCGGGAAAGTAAGAGGTCAGACACCGAAG GTGgccaaacaagagaaaaagaagaagaagacggGCCGGGCCAAGAGACGTATGCAGTACAACCGGCGCTTTGTCAATGTTGTGCCTACCTTTGGCAAGAAGAAGGGCCCCAATGCCAACTCTTAA
- the TM7SF2 gene encoding delta(14)-sterol reductase TM7SF2 isoform X1, with product MAPQGSQAELEFGGPLGAAALLLLLPATMFHLLLVARSGPARLLGPPPYLPELEELWSPWALLLCLTWLGLQAALYLLPARKVAEGQELKDKSRLRYPINGFQALVLTALLVGLGVSAGLPLSALPEMLLPLAFAATLTAFIFSLLLYLKALVAPASALAPGGNSGNPIYDFFLGRELNPRICSFDFKYFCELRPGLIGWVLINLALLMQEAELRGSPSLAMWLVNGFQLLYVGDALWHEEAVLTTMDIIHDGFGFMLAFGDLAWVPFTYSLQAQFLLYHPEPLGLPLASVICLINAVGYYIFRGANSQKNTFRKNPSDPRVADLETISTATGRRLLVSGWWGMVRHPNYLGDLIMALAWSLPCGVSHLLPYFYLLYFTALLVHREARDEQQCLQKYGLAWHAYCRRVPYRIVPYIY from the exons ATGGCCCCTCAGGGCTCCCAGGCCGAGCTGGAATTCGGAGGACCCCTGG GCGCTGcggcgctgctgctgctgcttcccgcCACCATGTTCCACCTGCTGCTGGTAGCCCGCTCGGGCCCGGCGCGCCTCCTGGGTCCCCCCCCTTACCTGCCGGAACTCGAGGAGCTGTGGAGCCCGTGGGCGCTGTTGCTGTGTCTCACCTGGCTCGGCCTGCAGGCGGCGCTCTACCTCTTGCCGGCGCGCAAG GTGGCCGAGGGGCAGGAACTGAAGGACAAGAGTCGACTGCGCTACCCCATTAACG gcttccaggccctggtgctgACAGCCCTGTTGGTGGGCCTGGGGGTGTCAGCCGGGCTGCCCCTGAGCGCGCTCCCGGAaatgctcctgcccttggccTTTGCGGCCACCCTCACCGCCTTCATCTTCAGCCTCCTTCTCTATCTGAAGGCTCTGGtagcccctgcctctgccctggcaCCCGGGGGGAACTCAG GCAATCCCATTTACGACTTTTTCCTGGGACGGGAGCTCAACCCGCGCATCTGTTCCTTTGACTTCAAATATTTCTGCGAACTGCGGCCTGGCCTCATCGGCTGG GTCCTCATCAACCTGGCCTTGCTGATGCAGGAAGCAGAACTTCGGGGGAGTCCCTCACTGGCCATGTGGCTGGTCAATGGCTTCCAGCTACTATATGTGGGTGATGCACTTTGGCACGAG GAGGCGGTCCTCACCACCATGGACATCATACACGACGGGTTTGGCTTCATGCTGGCCTTTGGGGACCTCGCCTGGGTACCCTTCACCTACAGCCTGCAGGCCCAGTTCCTGCTGTACCACCCAGAGCCCCTGGGGTTGCCCCTGGCCTCGGTCATCTGCCTCATCAATG CTGTTGGTTACTACATCTTCCGTGGAGCCAATTCTCAGAAAAACACCTTCCGGAAGAATCCTTCTGATCCCAGAGTGGCTG ACCTTGAGACCATCTCTACAGCCACAGGGCGACGGCTGCTGGTGTCTGGGTGGTGGGGTATGGTCCGCCATCCCAACTACCTTGGAGACCTCATCATGGCTCTGGCCTGGTCCTTGCCCTGCG GGGTGTCCCACCTGTTGCCCTACTTCTACCTCCTTTACTTCACTGCGCTGTTGGTACACCGTGAGGCCCGGGATGAGCAGCAGTGTCTGCAGAAGTATGGCCTGGCCTGGCACGCATACTGCCGGCGTGTGCCCTATCGAATCGTGCCCTACATCTACTGA
- the MRPL49 gene encoding large ribosomal subunit protein mL49, giving the protein MAATMFRAVQRGWRTGVPPGCGLRRLTQGPPDYPSFVESVDEYRFVERLLPPTSIPKPPKHEHYPTPSGWQPPRDPPPNQPYFVRRSRMHNIPVYKDITHGNRQMTVIRKVEGDIWALQKDVEDFLSPLLGKTPITQVNEVTGTLRVKGYFDQQLKAWLLEKGF; this is encoded by the exons ATGGCAGCGACCATGTTTCGGGCTGTGCAGCGGGGCTGGAGAACCGGTGTCCCGCCGGGCTGCGGGCTGCGGCGACTG ACCCAGGGGCCTCCTGATTACCCCAGCTTCGTGGAGTCTGTGGATGAATACCGTTTTGTGGAGCGCCTGTTACCCCCCACCAGCATCCCAAAGCCCCCAAAGCATGAACATTATCCCACTCCTAGTGGCTGGCAGCCCCCCAGAG ACCCCCCACCCAACCAGCCCTACTTTGTGCGACGCTCTCGTATGCACAACATCCCAGTCTACAAGGACATCACGCATGGAAACCGTCAGATGACTGTGATCCGGAAGGTGGAGGGGGACATTTGG GCCCTGCAGAAGGATGTGGAAGATTTCCTGAGCCCGCTGCTGGGGAAGACACCTATCACCCAGGTCAATGAGGTGACAGGTACCCTTCGGGTCAAGGGCTACTTTGACCAGCAGCTCAAAGCCTGGCTTCTGGAGAAGGGCTTCTGA